In the genome of Microcoleus vaginatus PCC 9802, the window CAAAAACGCCGCACACTCAACATGAGAAGTCTGAGGAAAGAAATCCGCCGGCTGCACTCGCGCTAACTTATAATCCCCATTTTCGCACAAAATCTTCAGGTCGCGAGCCAAAGTAGCAGGCTTGCAGCTAACATAAACAATGCGATTTGGTTTGATTTCCTTGATAGCTTCCAAAACCGCGCGATCGCACCCTTTCCTGGGCGGATCTAGCAGCACAATATCCGGTGTCAATCCCAAGGAAGGCAGCAAACTCTCTACTGTTCCGGCCTGAAACTCGACATTTCTCACGTCATTTAACTCACCATTTAATCTGGCTTGTTCGATCGCCGCCGGTTGCACTTCTAAACCTATGGCTATTTTTACTTGTTTTGCCAGGGGTAAAGTAAAAGTACCAATTCCGCAAAAAGCGTCAACCAAAATCTCGTTTCCCTGCAAATTCAATTCCCCTACCATCACCTCTAACAATGCTTCAGCAGCCTCTGTATTTACCTGGAAAAAAGTATCGGCTCTTAGCTGAAATTTCAAACCAGCAAAGCTTTCTCGCAGATAAGAACGACCCGCAATGCAGCGAGTTTCTGTACCAAAAATCACATTAGTTTGAGCGGGATTTATATTCAAACAAACCCCTGCCAGTTGAGGATATTGTTTCAGCCACTCTGATGCTTGCTCTTCGATTCCGGGCAAGTCTCCAGTGCGAACTATTAAAGTTAGCAGCATCTCGCCGGTGCGCCGTCCGATCCGCAAGGACAAGTGACGCAATTCTCCTGTATGTTTCTTTTCGTCGTAGACTTGCCAATCCCGCCAGTGGATGTCTTCTTTGACTTCTTTTAACAAAGGATTGAGGCGCGGGTCTTGCACCGGACACTGATTGAGATTGACTAA includes:
- the rlmD gene encoding 23S rRNA (uracil(1939)-C(5))-methyltransferase RlmD; its protein translation is MTKSKFPTPNSTKLANPCQQGQLIEIEITDLTDTGDGVGRFGELVVFVPDTVTGDRVLVRLVQVKSTYATGKLDTLLEASEHRIRANCIVADKCGGCQWQHVDYQYQLAAKQNQIIQALERIGGFSNPQVDEILTGKIEGFSQFLGYRNKATYPVAISATGQVQAGYYQKSTHKLVNLNQCPVQDPRLNPLLKEVKEDIHWRDWQVYDEKKHTGELRHLSLRIGRRTGEMLLTLIVRTGDLPGIEEQASEWLKQYPQLAGVCLNINPAQTNVIFGTETRCIAGRSYLRESFAGLKFQLRADTFFQVNTEAAEALLEVMVGELNLQGNEILVDAFCGIGTFTLPLAKQVKIAIGLEVQPAAIEQARLNGELNDVRNVEFQAGTVESLLPSLGLTPDIVLLDPPRKGCDRAVLEAIKEIKPNRIVYVSCKPATLARDLKILCENGDYKLARVQPADFFPQTSHVECAAFLVR